The Paenibacillus polymyxa M1 DNA segment TGTACAGCACATCGTCAAAGAGAATGACTTTCTTATCATGAACCGATACGTCAGCAGGATTCATCAAAAGCTCTTTTCCATTTCCTTTAGCCTCGGCAACGCTGCTCCGGTCATCCCGGTAGGCTGTAACATCCAGCTCTCCCCATGGAATCGGTGCGCCTTCAATCTCAGCAATTTTTTCAGCCAAGCGCTGCGCCAGATGAACTCCGCGTGTTCGAATACCTACTAGCACGCAATCGTCGATACCCTTGTTTTTCTCCAAAATTTCATGTGCAATCCGCGTTAATGCCCGACGAATCGCAATTTCATCCATCAGTACATGTGTTTCATTACTCATGCTTCCAGCCTCCTCAGGTGATGTTCCCTTCAGACCTGGTCCCGTGTCGGATACAAAAAAGACTCCTTGCCCAAGTTTGGCAAGGAGTCTCGTATGAACAGTCTCCCACTGTTCTCCGATCTGTCGGACACACTGAAGACATACCGCCGCAGCGGATGCACTGATCAGTGATCCATTCACGTTACCTTGCCAGCCTCACGGGACTGATTTAAAGGTGCTATTCAGGATTTCCTTTGTCCTGCTTCTTATAGTGCGAGATGGCTAACCATCTCTTGGACAAAGTTCATCGCAACTACAAGAAGTATGACAGATTGAAAATCTCGTGTCAACACCCGTTCAACCGGAACCACCGGAAGCACTTTAATAAATATACATCATATCTGTATAATTATCCATAGTTGTTTTTACCCATTCCTTGTCTCACAATAAAAAAACCGCCATTTAGGCGGTCTAAATTAATGATTTATTCAAGTTTTTGAATAGAAAAGCAGTTCATCGCTGTTTTAGCGACTACGCAAGGACGTTAATACGTCCTCCATATCAGGAGGGATCGGTCTGCTAAATTCCAAGTATTCTCCTGTGGTTGGATGCTTAAATCCCAATACCGCTGCATGCAGGGCTTGGCCCTCCATACGAACCCCTTTACTGCGTCCATACATAGGGTCGCCAACCAATGGATGCCCAATGAATTTCATGTGAACACGAATTTGATGTGTGCGCCCTGTCTCCAATTGAAGTTCAAGCAAGGTATAATCCCCCAACCGTTCAATAACGAGAAAATGGGTAACTGCATGCTTGCTGTTGCGTTCCGTCACCGTGAACATTTTACGATCACCTGAATCACGACCGATCGGAGCATCTACGGTTCCCTGATCGTGGCTCAAATGACCGTGGACCAATGCAATATATTTCCGAGTCACGCTATGATCCTTAAGCTGTGCTGCAAGTGATGCGTGGGCCTGATCATTTTTAGCCGCCATCAGCAGTCCTGATGTATCCTTATCAATACGGTGAACAATACCGGGACGTAATTCCCCGTTAATGCCGGAAAGGTCATGGCAGTGGTACATCAGTGCGTTGACCAGTGTTCCCGAGGAGTGTCCTGGTGCAGGATGCACCACTAGACCACGTTGCTTGTTAATGACAATAACGTCCGAATCCTCGTATACAACATCTAGCGGAATATTTTCCGGCATAATATCTACACTTTCTGGCTCAGGTACCGATAATACAATATGATCTCCTTCAGCCAGCTTGTAGTTCGCTTTGACCGCCGTACCGTTCACCAGTACGCGACCATTCCCGATCCACAGCTGAATTTGAGAACGAGATACTTCCTTCATTTCTTCGGCGATGTATTTGTCTATACGTGTTTTGACATTCCCTGAATCTGCCGTCCATTCCAGAGATTCACCCTCCAGTTCGTCCTCATAAGACAGACCTATGGCTTCGCCATTTTCATTCACTTCGTTCATGCTATGACTTCCCTTCAACGCTATCATTGCCATTCCCTTTTTCCCGACGCGATTCCAGCAATGTATCCAAAATAATCAGTGCAACACCGATGACAATTGCCGAATCTGCCACATTAAAAATCGGGAATGTGTAGCTTCCAAAATTGAACTGTGCAAAATCAACCACTTCTCCAGAAATAGCCCGATCCAAAAAATTACCAACCGCTCCCCCAAGCACCAAACTTAGCGCAACAGGAAGTAGTTTTTGCCCAGCTCTGACTGTTTTTCTTAGGTACCATACGATACCGATCACTACTACAATTGTGATCACGATAAAAAGCCAGCGTTGCCCTTCCAAAATCCCAAAAGCGGCTCCGCGATTACGATGGGAGGTAATTAAAAAGAAATTGCCGATGACTGGTATTTGCTCGTACAATTCCATCCGCGTAGCCACCAAATATTTGACTCCCTGATCAATCAAAAAAATAATTAGCGCAATACCAAAATAAATCACAGTCCTTCGTCACTCCGATCCGCTTATATCCGTTGTCGAACCCATTTATTGTAGCATAAGCCTTCTCAGATCGTCC contains these protein-coding regions:
- the pyrR gene encoding bifunctional pyr operon transcriptional regulator/uracil phosphoribosyltransferase PyrR, with protein sequence MSNETHVLMDEIAIRRALTRIAHEILEKNKGIDDCVLVGIRTRGVHLAQRLAEKIAEIEGAPIPWGELDVTAYRDDRSSVAEAKGNGKELLMNPADVSVHDKKVILFDDVLYTGRTIRAAMDALMDCGRPQMIQLAVLADRGHRELPIRPDYIGKNIPTSKSEEIVVALQETDGKDEVTIIQNRGE
- a CDS encoding RluA family pseudouridine synthase, translated to MNEVNENGEAIGLSYEDELEGESLEWTADSGNVKTRIDKYIAEEMKEVSRSQIQLWIGNGRVLVNGTAVKANYKLAEGDHIVLSVPEPESVDIMPENIPLDVVYEDSDVIVINKQRGLVVHPAPGHSSGTLVNALMYHCHDLSGINGELRPGIVHRIDKDTSGLLMAAKNDQAHASLAAQLKDHSVTRKYIALVHGHLSHDQGTVDAPIGRDSGDRKMFTVTERNSKHAVTHFLVIERLGDYTLLELQLETGRTHQIRVHMKFIGHPLVGDPMYGRSKGVRMEGQALHAAVLGFKHPTTGEYLEFSRPIPPDMEDVLTSLRSR
- the lspA gene encoding signal peptidase II, coding for MIYFGIALIIFLIDQGVKYLVATRMELYEQIPVIGNFFLITSHRNRGAAFGILEGQRWLFIVITIVVVIGIVWYLRKTVRAGQKLLPVALSLVLGGAVGNFLDRAISGEVVDFAQFNFGSYTFPIFNVADSAIVIGVALIILDTLLESRREKGNGNDSVEGKS